The DNA sequence AAACTGTAGATCTGAAAAAGGGCAATACTTATTGCTTTAAGATTACCCCGAAGACAACGGTTGATAACTTTACCTTCAACACCGCTAGAGATGCTGCTCTGACAACCTGCGGCCTGCAGAAGAACGCCGATGGTTCTTACCTCTGCAAGGTACATGGTACACAGACTGGCTCCTATGGTGTGTACATCACTCTGAACGGCCAGCAGTACAAAGTATTTGCTGTCAACGTGAAATAATGGAGTGTGTAACTTCAATTAAAACAAATCTCAACAAATTAATGTAGTTGTATTTGCGCAGCGGCGGTACTGGAGGGTTTCCTCCGGTGCCGCCGCTTTATTGCAAAAGAAACACCGCCGTTATATGAATGAACGGCGGTGTTTCTTTATGCCTGTTTGTCTGGAAAAAACCGATGGCACAGCTGGCACAGGTCCGCATAAGTGGTCAGGGTGTTCAGAACCTCCAGCAGTGCATTGGCGGACAGGCGCTCCGGCAGGCGCAGTGCCCGCTGTACTGCCCGGCGTTTTTCGGCGCTTTTCGTTCCGCCGGAAAGGCCCAGCTCGTAAAAATCCGTTTTGGTGATGGGGCGTTCTGGCAGCGGTGCGTCCTGCACCTTCACGCCCGCCTGCAAAAGGCACTGCCGCAAAATGGGCATCGGAATGCCCTCCACGCCCAGCTTGCCCTCTTTTCCCGGTGCAGACTTGCGCTTTTCCTTGCCGTATATGTCTGGAATATACGCCTGCTTCATCTTTTTCGGGTCTATGGCACCTTTCAGGTAGTTGCGTATCAAAAAGCCCGCCGAGTCGCTATCTGTTAAAATTAACAGACCGCGCCGGTCTGCCATTTGCCGCAGCAGTTCCAGCTGCTGCTGGTCACGGAAAATACCAAAGCCGTTTGTCACCAGAATGGGCGCGTCGATAAGCGCCGAGAGCTTAATTTTATCATACTTGCCCTCCACCACTACGGCTTCCCGAATTTTCAGTTTGTTCACGCGCTCTTCTCCCCTCTTGCAGCCAACAGCAGCCGTGCCAGCGCCTTTTCCAAAATTAGCTGTTCCGCCGTGTGGGAACCTTTCAGGTCGAGGTCCGCCGCCAGCAGAATGTCCAGACTGGCACGCAGCCTTTGTGTGGAAAGACCGTGCGCGTCCCGCTCCGCATTGGTCAAACGGAACTGGCGATTTTTGTACTCCGGAAAATACTTGGCTGGTTCCATGGCGCTTTCGCCGCTCTGCAAGGCAGTACGCACACGGTATAAATCAACATAAGCACCCGTCAGCACCGCCAGGATGCGAACCGGCGGCTCGTTCTGCTCCAGCAGCTGATTTAAAATCCGGTACGCCTGCCCGCTGTGTCCCGCCAGCAAGGCACGACTTAGATTGTACACACGTGCCTCCAAATTGCGCGTAACCAATAGGTCAATGGTTTTGGGTGCAATCGGTCCGCTGCCGGTGTAGGCACAGACTTTTTCCAGCTCGCCGTGCAGTGCGGTCAGGTCGTCACCGACATAGCGCACCATCTTCCCCGCGTCCACCCGCTGCAGCACACAGCCGCGGCGGTTTGCAGCCGCCACCAGCGTTTTTTCCAGCTCCGGCCGGCTGTGTTTCCGGCAGGCAACGCACGTTCCGGATTTACTGCATTCTGTATATAACTTTTTCCACTTTTTGTCCTTCTGAAACGGCGGGTCACTCGCCGCAAAGGACAGAACCAGTACCGTTGTGTCCGGCACATCCGCAAAAAGCTGCAGCAGCTTTTTGTTTTCAGACGGCGTGCGGCCGTCCAGT is a window from the Caproicibacterium lactatifermentans genome containing:
- a CDS encoding toprim domain-containing protein; the encoded protein is MNKLKIREAVVVEGKYDKIKLSALIDAPILVTNGFGIFRDQQQLELLRQMADRRGLLILTDSDSAGFLIRNYLKGAIDPKKMKQAYIPDIYGKEKRKSAPGKEGKLGVEGIPMPILRQCLLQAGVKVQDAPLPERPITKTDFYELGLSGGTKSAEKRRAVQRALRLPERLSANALLEVLNTLTTYADLCQLCHRFFPDKQA
- the holA gene encoding DNA polymerase III subunit delta encodes the protein MPECRESDLKKQIEANTLTGLYVLYGDEKYMVAYWAKRLIKKAAGKTFLDFNLQCFSGDAAADALDDAVQALPFMASRKCVAVSDLSLDGRTPSENKKLLQLFADVPDTTVLVLSFAASDPPFQKDKKWKKLYTECSKSGTCVACRKHSRPELEKTLVAAANRRGCVLQRVDAGKMVRYVGDDLTALHGELEKVCAYTGSGPIAPKTIDLLVTRNLEARVYNLSRALLAGHSGQAYRILNQLLEQNEPPVRILAVLTGAYVDLYRVRTALQSGESAMEPAKYFPEYKNRQFRLTNAERDAHGLSTQRLRASLDILLAADLDLKGSHTAEQLILEKALARLLLAARGEKSA